The Flavobacteriales bacterium genome includes a window with the following:
- the fabD gene encoding ACP S-malonyltransferase, which translates to MMKQAYVFPGQGAQFTGMGKDLYENSAEAKELFEKANEILGFRITDIMFEGSAEELKQTKVTQPAIFLHSTILATVLGDNFQPSAVAGHSLGELSALVASKAIDFESGLKLVAQRANAMQKACEAKPSTMAAVLGLEDEVVEQVCQETEGVVVAANYNCPGQLVISGEIEAVEKACETLKEKGARRALLLPVGGAFHSPLMEPAAEALAKAIEETVFKKPVCPVYQNVTASPIEDPEIIKINLIAQLTAPVKWTQTMIKMIEDGVESFTEVGPGKVLQGLVKKVDRKFPTSSASVE; encoded by the coding sequence ATGATGAAACAAGCCTATGTATTCCCTGGTCAAGGAGCCCAATTCACAGGAATGGGAAAAGACCTTTATGAAAATTCGGCGGAAGCCAAAGAATTATTCGAAAAAGCCAATGAAATCCTTGGTTTTCGTATTACCGACATCATGTTTGAGGGTAGTGCCGAAGAATTAAAACAAACAAAAGTAACCCAACCAGCCATCTTTTTGCATTCCACAATTTTGGCTACCGTTTTGGGGGATAATTTCCAACCATCAGCCGTTGCAGGTCACTCTTTAGGTGAGCTTTCGGCTTTAGTTGCCAGTAAAGCTATCGATTTTGAAAGTGGTCTCAAACTCGTTGCACAAAGAGCCAACGCTATGCAAAAAGCCTGCGAAGCAAAACCTTCTACTATGGCAGCAGTGTTGGGTCTTGAAGACGAAGTGGTAGAGCAAGTTTGTCAAGAAACCGAAGGGGTAGTAGTGGCAGCAAATTATAATTGTCCAGGTCAGTTGGTAATTTCTGGAGAAATTGAAGCCGTAGAAAAAGCTTGTGAAACGCTTAAAGAAAAAGGAGCCAGACGTGCTTTACTTCTTCCTGTAGGTGGAGCATTCCACAGCCCATTGATGGAGCCCGCAGCAGAAGCTTTGGCAAAAGCTATTGAAGAAACAGTATTCAAAAAACCTGTTTGCCCAGTGTATCAAAACGTAACGGCAAGCCCAATTGAAGATCCTGAGATTATCAAAATCAATCTAATTGCTCAGTTGACTGCTCCAGTAAAATGGACACAAACTATGATCAAAATGATTGAAGACGGAGTAGAGTCTTTTACAGAAGTAGGTCCAGGAAAAGTCCTTCAAGGATTGGTTAAAAAAGTAGATAGAAAATTCCCTACAAGTTCTGCCTCTGTTGAGTAA
- the folE gene encoding GTP cyclohydrolase I FolE, with translation MNEEKYPKIKTEKLAESYLKILKDLGEDSEREGLEKTPERVAKSMQFLTSGYEQDPKEILLSAMFDEDYQDPVIVKEIEFYSLCEHHILPFFGKAHIAYIPDGKIVGLSKIPRIVEVFSRRLQVQERLTRQIKECIEEVLQPKGVAVVLEAQHMCMQMRGVESQKSITTTTAFSGKYAEDFMMKNEFLHLISLK, from the coding sequence ATGAACGAAGAAAAATACCCAAAAATAAAAACAGAGAAATTGGCAGAATCTTATCTCAAGATTCTCAAAGATCTTGGAGAAGATAGTGAAAGAGAAGGGCTAGAGAAAACACCAGAGCGGGTGGCTAAATCTATGCAGTTTCTTACAAGCGGGTATGAGCAAGACCCAAAAGAAATTCTCCTTTCAGCCATGTTTGATGAAGATTATCAAGATCCAGTAATTGTAAAAGAAATTGAATTCTATAGTCTTTGTGAGCACCATATTTTACCGTTTTTCGGGAAAGCGCATATCGCTTATATCCCAGACGGAAAAATTGTGGGATTGAGTAAAATACCCCGTATTGTGGAGGTTTTCTCAAGAAGACTACAAGTACAAGAAAGATTGACAAGACAGATAAAAGAATGTATTGAAGAAGTGCTGCAACCAAAAGGGGTAGCGGTAGTTCTTGAAGCGCAACACATGTGTATGCAAATGCGTGGAGTAGAATCTCAAAAATCCATAACCACCACCACTGCTTTTAGTGGTAAGTATGCAGAGGATTTTATGATGAAAAATGAATTCTTACATTTAATATCTCTTAAATAG
- a CDS encoding Rpn family recombination-promoting nuclease/putative transposase, with translation MTGFEEKYINPFTDFGFKKLFGEEPNKGLLLDFLNELLKEKEGNIKSIRYLKNEHVGRHESDRRAIFDIYCENEKGEKFIVEIQKTKQNFFKDRTVYYSTFPIQEQAKKLTWDFNLKGVYTIAILDFIFDENKHNPDKYRYDVMLTDIETKKVFYDKLTFIYLEMPKFNKTLDELESQFEKWLYVLRNLPNLQKRPDKLQEKVFAHLFEVAEVAKLSRKELMFYEDSMKVYRDLENSFETKYMEGKLDGKAEGIEQGIEQGIEQGIEQGKKAQSIQTAKALLKSHVSIDIIISSTGLTEEEIKKIQEEQ, from the coding sequence ATGACGGGATTTGAAGAAAAGTATATCAATCCTTTTACAGACTTTGGATTTAAGAAATTGTTTGGTGAAGAACCCAACAAAGGACTTTTATTGGATTTTCTGAACGAACTTTTAAAAGAGAAAGAAGGAAATATAAAGTCCATCAGATATTTAAAAAATGAACATGTTGGACGTCATGAATCTGATAGACGAGCTATTTTTGATATTTATTGTGAAAATGAAAAAGGAGAGAAATTTATTGTAGAGATTCAAAAGACAAAACAGAATTTCTTTAAGGATAGAACGGTCTATTATTCCACTTTCCCCATCCAAGAGCAAGCCAAGAAACTGACTTGGGATTTTAATCTAAAAGGAGTGTATACCATCGCCATTTTGGATTTTATTTTTGATGAGAATAAGCATAACCCAGATAAATATCGTTATGATGTAATGCTTACGGATATTGAAACCAAAAAAGTGTTTTATGATAAATTGACTTTTATTTATCTTGAAATGCCCAAGTTCAATAAAACACTAGATGAATTAGAATCGCAATTTGAGAAGTGGCTCTATGTTCTAAGAAATTTACCGAATCTACAAAAACGCCCAGATAAACTACAAGAAAAAGTTTTTGCTCATCTTTTTGAGGTGGCAGAAGTAGCTAAATTATCCAGAAAAGAACTGATGTTTTATGAAGATAGTATGAAAGTTTATCGAGATTTAGAAAATTCTTTTGAAACTAAATACATGGAAGGTAAATTGGATGGTAAAGCTGAAGGAATTGAACAAGGAATTGAACAAGGAATTGAACAAGGAATTGAACAAGGCAAGAAAGCTCAAAGTATTCAAACAGCCAAAGCATTATTAAAAAGTCATGTATCAATTGATATTATTATTTCATCAACAGGCTTAACCGAAGAAGAAATCAAAAAAATTCAAGAAGAGCAATAA
- a CDS encoding Na(+)-translocating NADH-quinone reductase subunit F translates to MKYTPQELHQIAMTTVGKKLEKKGFEFLAINSTYGKNPQFVCQKDRKLSFVLVKHVLYPANPDEFNTIWMEAMKQHAKDKEARLYYAGVGIANDSDLEEYPEKDQDVLIKFSGNIKRIL, encoded by the coding sequence ATGAAATACACTCCTCAAGAACTTCATCAAATAGCCATGACCACAGTGGGGAAAAAACTCGAAAAAAAAGGTTTTGAGTTTCTTGCCATTAACTCTACTTATGGTAAAAACCCTCAATTTGTATGTCAAAAGGATCGTAAACTCAGTTTTGTTCTGGTAAAACACGTGCTATATCCTGCAAATCCTGATGAATTTAACACCATCTGGATGGAAGCCATGAAACAACATGCAAAAGATAAAGAAGCTAGGTTATATTACGCAGGTGTAGGAATTGCGAATGATTCAGACCTGGAAGAATACCCTGAAAAGGACCAAGATGTATTGATTAAGTTTTCGGGGAATATCAAAAGGATTTTATAG
- a CDS encoding O-antigen ligase family protein, giving the protein MENLLNILKGEKAHFWIPILVSVFFLGLSTYFLQQDKLVFAVAVPFVLVVVYWVIFKIDYFFYLLAITIPLSASLEEFGIYTSMAIDISLPAEPILVFLLGVSFYKFFFYFDDFRGMRKHPIFIALLVYLLAMLFSVVTSEMPLVAIKSFISKWWFIFPVVILGYQFFKKDRNYHQFLLLLSVFTSIVVLYSVVRLASKGFELHYAHFVMQPFYKDHTVYGASITFVMFLSFFQIFQKNISVFYRFIYILTTVVLLIGIGFSYTRAAWVSIIAAIGVWFLIKARIPFKYVLGLGLILGTTVYSYWDDIYFALNKNSQDSSGNITEHINSMSNISTDASNVERLNRWFCAIELWKEKPITGWGPGTYQFEYGRFQKSYSRSLISTNDGNLGNAHSEFLGSLADSGVIGFLGLAILLYVFFSQSIKLYYRVENPDYKYWVMAAILGNASYFTHGILNNYLDTEKVAVFVWLAFSIIIIIDNKDRKAIS; this is encoded by the coding sequence TTGGAAAATCTCCTGAATATACTCAAAGGTGAAAAAGCTCATTTTTGGATTCCTATTTTGGTTTCTGTTTTTTTTCTTGGGCTTTCCACTTATTTCCTCCAACAAGACAAATTGGTTTTTGCTGTGGCAGTTCCTTTTGTGCTTGTGGTTGTTTATTGGGTGATATTCAAGATTGATTATTTTTTCTATTTGCTTGCCATAACCATTCCTTTGAGTGCTTCTTTGGAGGAGTTTGGAATTTATACCTCTATGGCAATTGATATTTCTTTACCAGCGGAGCCCATTTTGGTGTTTTTGTTAGGGGTTTCTTTTTATAAATTCTTCTTCTATTTTGATGACTTTAGAGGAATGAGAAAGCATCCTATCTTTATCGCTTTACTCGTTTATTTGCTCGCCATGCTTTTTTCTGTAGTTACCAGTGAAATGCCTTTGGTGGCTATTAAATCCTTTATTTCTAAATGGTGGTTTATATTTCCAGTCGTTATTCTAGGGTATCAATTTTTTAAGAAAGATCGAAATTATCATCAATTTTTGCTACTACTTTCGGTTTTTACTTCTATTGTAGTTTTATACTCCGTAGTGCGTTTGGCTAGTAAAGGTTTTGAGTTGCATTATGCACATTTTGTTATGCAACCTTTTTATAAGGATCATACAGTTTATGGAGCATCTATAACCTTTGTGATGTTTTTGTCATTCTTTCAAATATTTCAAAAGAACATTTCTGTTTTCTATCGATTTATTTATATCTTAACCACTGTTGTTTTGCTTATCGGAATCGGTTTTTCATATACCCGAGCAGCATGGGTGAGTATTATTGCGGCAATAGGCGTGTGGTTTTTAATAAAAGCCAGAATTCCTTTTAAATATGTCTTAGGATTAGGACTCATTTTAGGAACAACGGTTTATTCATACTGGGATGATATTTATTTTGCTTTAAACAAAAACTCTCAAGATTCCTCAGGAAATATTACTGAGCACATCAATTCTATGTCCAATATTTCTACCGATGCATCTAATGTAGAACGACTTAATAGATGGTTTTGTGCAATCGAACTCTGGAAAGAAAAGCCCATTACGGGTTGGGGACCAGGAACCTACCAATTTGAGTACGGACGTTTTCAAAAATCCTATAGTAGAAGCCTTATTTCTACTAATGATGGAAACCTTGGAAATGCGCATAGTGAATTTTTAGGTTCACTTGCAGACTCGGGGGTGATAGGCTTTTTGGGTCTGGCAATTTTACTCTATGTGTTTTTTTCGCAGTCAATTAAATTGTATTATCGGGTAGAAAACCCCGATTATAAATATTGGGTTATGGCAGCAATATTAGGAAACGCTTCCTATTTTACACATGGAATCCTCAATAATTACCTCGATACCGAAAAAGTAGCCGTTTTTGTTTGGTTGGCATTCTCAATCATCATTATTATTGATAATAAAGACCGAAAAGCGATCTCTTAG
- a CDS encoding Wzz/FepE/Etk N-terminal domain-containing protein, whose translation MSDQSYFQAKDLIKFVLKNWKTFLIVGVVAVVLSIIFSSSTFIRPKYKSIATVYATTTPSVSAALTVEDNPYRKNVLEFGEEENAEQLIQILRSDMIKEVIIKEFELGKHYWLDPNHEKYEAWLDNLYRKHITFKKNSYLAVEINVVDYDAQRAADIANRIVELIDEVILKIKTDRAKEALVIMEEYARKVQAEMDSINREATSYFGEGYISADQQSQKLSEQLGIAIRNNNKRAEGKIREELKKLGKYAAQIYQFEHRAMYLNRNLEITRKQLHNIQIDNLKPMTNKFVINKAKPAYKKHYPIRSLIVIGAALLAFVITLTVLYFKENIHEFKS comes from the coding sequence ATGTCGGATCAATCTTATTTTCAAGCAAAAGACCTTATCAAATTTGTTCTCAAAAACTGGAAAACCTTCCTAATTGTAGGGGTTGTTGCAGTAGTTCTTTCTATTATTTTCTCGAGTAGTACTTTTATCAGACCAAAATACAAGTCTATCGCAACGGTGTATGCAACTACTACTCCGTCTGTTTCGGCAGCACTTACGGTGGAGGATAATCCTTATCGTAAAAATGTTTTAGAATTTGGAGAAGAAGAAAATGCAGAACAACTTATTCAAATTCTTAGATCGGATATGATTAAAGAAGTGATCATTAAAGAATTTGAACTCGGAAAACATTATTGGTTAGATCCAAATCATGAAAAATATGAAGCTTGGCTCGATAATTTGTATAGAAAACACATTACCTTTAAAAAAAATTCCTATTTAGCTGTTGAGATCAATGTGGTAGACTATGATGCCCAAAGAGCCGCAGATATTGCTAACAGAATCGTTGAGTTGATTGATGAAGTAATACTAAAAATCAAAACGGATAGAGCTAAAGAAGCCTTAGTAATAATGGAAGAATATGCCCGTAAAGTTCAAGCAGAAATGGATTCTATTAATAGAGAGGCAACATCTTATTTTGGTGAAGGATATATTTCGGCAGATCAACAATCTCAAAAACTTTCAGAACAATTGGGTATTGCTATCCGTAATAATAATAAACGCGCTGAAGGAAAAATACGAGAAGAATTAAAGAAATTGGGAAAATATGCCGCTCAGATTTATCAGTTTGAACATCGAGCTATGTATCTCAATAGAAATTTGGAAATAACGAGAAAGCAGCTGCATAATATTCAAATAGACAATCTAAAACCAATGACCAATAAATTTGTAATCAACAAAGCTAAACCTGCTTACAAAAAACATTATCCAATACGTTCATTGATTGTAATTGGTGCAGCTCTTTTAGCATTTGTTATTACTCTTACAGTATTGTATTTCAAAGAAAATATTCACGAATTTAAATCCTAA
- a CDS encoding formyltransferase family protein, whose amino-acid sequence MKHICVAGKNEIAISILAYLKNKHKDSNFLYIRNKNDHGEDSWQPSFHSFARKEGIKETNLEELYELEDLVFFSMEFDRIIKPELFKTKELFNIHFSALPQYKGMFTSALPLLHGEEFSGVTLHKIDAGIDTGDIIDQLIFPIKYIENSEILYKTYMDYGISIVIKNIDNLVSGKYDSTPQSSRNSSYYSKKTIDYSNLEIDYNKTAEEIRNQFRAFTFRPYQMMKFGEWEIYKTSISTNKSNQKPKTIIDEDDCGITIATIDFDITLYKDYYKQFWEAAKNGDLKKIKEIIPYVPEIDLRNKKGWNALILAVYNNHLALAQYLLEQGANPNGVNYKGTNITMYALSCLKNTGDSRMLELVLTHKPDLEKTDTNGLNIFQYDPNNLLEPFV is encoded by the coding sequence ATGAAACATATCTGTGTAGCAGGAAAAAATGAGATTGCCATCTCTATATTAGCCTATCTCAAGAACAAACATAAAGACTCTAATTTCTTATACATAAGGAACAAAAATGATCATGGTGAGGACTCTTGGCAACCTTCTTTTCACTCATTTGCTAGAAAGGAAGGAATAAAAGAAACTAACCTTGAAGAGCTGTATGAATTGGAGGATTTAGTATTTTTCTCCATGGAATTTGATCGAATTATAAAACCCGAATTATTTAAAACAAAAGAGTTGTTTAATATTCATTTTTCGGCTTTACCACAGTATAAAGGCATGTTTACTTCAGCCTTACCTTTACTGCATGGCGAGGAATTTTCGGGGGTAACGCTACATAAAATAGATGCAGGAATCGATACGGGTGATATTATTGATCAATTAATATTCCCGATAAAGTATATAGAAAATAGTGAAATTCTGTATAAAACCTATATGGATTATGGAATAAGTATTGTGATAAAAAACATTGACAATCTAGTGTCAGGGAAATATGATAGCACTCCACAATCTAGCAGAAATAGCTCTTATTATTCCAAAAAAACTATTGATTACTCAAATCTTGAAATCGATTATAACAAAACGGCTGAAGAAATTAGGAATCAGTTTAGAGCTTTTACTTTTAGACCCTACCAAATGATGAAATTTGGAGAATGGGAAATCTATAAAACTTCCATTAGTACAAATAAAAGCAATCAAAAACCTAAAACGATTATTGATGAAGATGACTGTGGAATTACCATTGCAACAATAGATTTTGATATTACGCTATACAAAGATTACTACAAGCAATTTTGGGAAGCAGCAAAAAATGGTGATTTGAAAAAAATCAAAGAAATAATACCTTATGTTCCAGAAATAGATTTGAGAAATAAAAAGGGATGGAATGCTTTAATATTAGCTGTTTACAATAACCATTTAGCACTTGCTCAATATTTATTGGAGCAAGGAGCAAACCCAAACGGAGTAAATTACAAAGGAACAAATATAACTATGTATGCTTTGTCTTGTTTGAAAAACACGGGAGACAGTAGAATGCTAGAGCTTGTATTGACTCATAAACCCGATTTAGAAAAGACAGATACAAATGGCTTAAATATTTTTCAATATGACCCAAATAATCTATTAGAACCCTTTGTGTAA
- the ubiE gene encoding bifunctional demethylmenaquinone methyltransferase/2-methoxy-6-polyprenyl-1,4-benzoquinol methylase UbiE — protein sequence MKKTVTPYKDSKDGKKEQVATMFDNIAPKYDLLNRVLSMGIDVSWRKKVKKMLHQNSVNNILDIATGTGDLAITLHKPGIKITGLDISEGMLEVGREKLKERGIDNDVNFILGDAEEMPFPDNHFDAITVAFGVRNFANLEKGLKEIHRVLKPGGFLYVLEFSQPTTTPFKQFYNFYSTKILPGIGKMVSKDDSAYTYLPESVAAFPFGQEFLDIMTNCGYLEPKCRPLTMGIASIYSGTKQ from the coding sequence TTGAAAAAAACTGTCACACCCTACAAAGATTCCAAAGACGGAAAGAAAGAGCAAGTAGCAACAATGTTTGATAATATTGCTCCTAAATACGATCTACTCAATCGTGTACTTTCTATGGGAATAGATGTAAGTTGGAGAAAAAAAGTAAAGAAAATGCTTCATCAAAATTCTGTAAACAATATTTTGGATATTGCCACAGGAACAGGAGATCTAGCTATTACACTTCATAAGCCAGGTATAAAAATTACTGGTTTAGATATCTCCGAAGGAATGCTAGAAGTAGGTCGAGAAAAACTCAAAGAAAGAGGGATAGATAATGACGTAAACTTCATCCTTGGCGATGCAGAAGAAATGCCCTTTCCAGACAACCACTTTGACGCTATCACGGTAGCCTTTGGTGTAAGGAATTTTGCAAATCTCGAAAAAGGATTAAAAGAAATACACCGAGTATTAAAACCAGGTGGATTCCTATATGTTTTGGAATTTTCTCAACCAACAACAACACCTTTTAAGCAGTTTTATAATTTTTATTCTACCAAAATACTCCCAGGAATAGGGAAAATGGTTTCAAAAGACGATTCTGCATATACTTATTTACCAGAATCTGTAGCCGCTTTTCCTTTCGGACAAGAGTTTTTGGATATTATGACAAATTGTGGTTACTTAGAGCCAAAATGCAGACCTCTAACCATGGGAATTGCAAGTATCTACTCGGGAACTAAGCAATAA
- a CDS encoding PorT family protein has product MKSNFGLFLLVFLFSVSALMAQDRKRIWNIPKLDKKPYHFGFQVGLTNDGLNLKFNDKISETNILTAETVKSSGFNVGFIADLRLNKHFNLRFTPSLILVNRSIEYRTLETSNIPGLPPTSIETLTKLDEAALGHIPFTLKFRAMRRGNFRPYIFSGSHMTIDMSSDEKVEEVEVLNLKPLDFGLHFGMGVDLYLEFFKLGIEAKYVYGLTDLKVDNGTPYYDIFDNVKTRGLHLILTFE; this is encoded by the coding sequence ATGAAATCTAATTTTGGACTTTTTTTACTAGTTTTTCTATTTTCTGTTTCAGCACTAATGGCACAGGATAGAAAGCGAATTTGGAATATTCCAAAATTAGATAAAAAACCTTATCATTTTGGTTTCCAAGTAGGTTTAACAAATGACGGATTGAATTTAAAATTCAATGACAAAATCTCTGAAACCAATATTCTTACAGCTGAAACGGTTAAGTCTTCAGGTTTTAATGTAGGATTTATTGCAGATTTACGCCTCAACAAACACTTCAATCTAAGATTTACACCTTCCCTTATTTTGGTAAACAGATCTATTGAATACCGTACGCTCGAGACCAGCAATATCCCAGGCTTACCTCCTACTTCTATTGAAACTTTGACAAAGCTAGACGAAGCAGCCTTAGGGCATATTCCATTTACTTTAAAATTCAGAGCCATGAGAAGAGGTAATTTTAGACCTTATATTTTCTCAGGTTCACATATGACAATAGATATGTCATCAGACGAAAAAGTGGAAGAAGTTGAAGTATTAAACCTTAAACCTCTGGATTTTGGCTTACATTTCGGAATGGGAGTGGACTTATACCTTGAATTTTTTAAACTAGGTATAGAAGCTAAATATGTTTACGGACTTACCGATTTAAAAGTTGATAATGGAACACCCTATTACGATATTTTTGATAACGTAAAAACTCGTGGCCTTCATCTCATTCTTACCTTCGAATAA
- a CDS encoding FAD-binding protein has product MPKEVQISLTPKQAHFTESHQIHIAKKLRINKKEIQGIKLLRKSIDARKKVKILLKYQVFFNGEKHTERSYKFPSQNVENAERTIIIGSGPAGLFAALKLIEQGKKPIVLERGKDVIERRKDLGIIHRLHEVNPDSNYCFGEGGAGTYSDGKLYTRSNKRGNLMEALEILVFFGAKEDILTDAHPHIGTNKLPKIIAKMREMIIDCGGEFHFNTRVTDIISKNGAFDSVKDQHGNTFEGKHCILATGHSARDIYELFREKNWELIAKPFALGVRVEHPQTIIDSIQYHCDIRSSYLPAAAYSLVQQVRGEGVYSFCMCPGGHIVPAATANGEVVVNGMSASTRSSRYANSGIVVSIDPHQLPNFEKDGAFTSLNFQKSIEQKNWEIGGKTQKAPAQRMTDFCEGKVSTNLNKCSYIPGLTPSSLDEVLPNFVASRLKDGFRAFGRKMKGYYTEEANVVGVESRTSAPIQIPRDTEKLTHPQVENLYPCGEGAGYAGGILSAALDGIRCAERINHS; this is encoded by the coding sequence ATGCCAAAAGAGGTTCAAATAAGCTTGACACCTAAACAAGCTCATTTTACAGAAAGTCATCAGATTCATATTGCCAAAAAACTAAGAATCAATAAAAAAGAAATTCAAGGAATTAAACTTCTTAGAAAATCTATTGATGCTCGTAAAAAAGTGAAAATCCTCCTTAAGTATCAGGTGTTCTTTAATGGAGAAAAACATACTGAACGCTCTTATAAATTTCCATCCCAAAATGTGGAGAATGCAGAAAGAACCATAATTATTGGAAGTGGTCCTGCAGGACTTTTTGCGGCACTCAAACTGATAGAACAAGGTAAAAAACCCATTGTTTTAGAAAGAGGAAAAGATGTTATTGAAAGAAGAAAAGATTTAGGGATTATCCATAGATTACACGAGGTAAATCCAGATTCTAATTATTGCTTTGGCGAAGGAGGAGCAGGTACTTATTCAGATGGAAAACTTTACACCCGCTCAAACAAAAGAGGAAATTTAATGGAAGCATTGGAGATTCTTGTGTTCTTTGGAGCAAAAGAAGATATTCTCACGGATGCTCATCCTCATATTGGAACAAATAAACTTCCTAAGATTATTGCAAAAATGCGCGAAATGATAATCGATTGCGGAGGAGAATTTCATTTTAATACACGGGTAACAGACATAATTTCAAAAAATGGTGCATTTGACTCAGTAAAGGATCAACACGGAAATACCTTTGAAGGAAAACACTGTATTCTTGCAACAGGGCACTCGGCAAGAGATATCTACGAGCTTTTTCGTGAGAAAAATTGGGAATTGATTGCCAAACCTTTTGCATTAGGAGTACGTGTAGAACATCCACAAACAATCATTGATTCTATTCAATATCATTGTGATATACGTTCTTCATATTTACCTGCTGCTGCTTATTCATTAGTACAGCAAGTACGAGGAGAAGGTGTTTATTCATTCTGTATGTGTCCAGGAGGTCATATTGTTCCCGCAGCAACAGCAAATGGCGAAGTGGTTGTGAATGGAATGAGTGCTTCTACCCGTAGTTCTCGATATGCAAATTCGGGAATTGTGGTAAGTATTGATCCCCACCAGTTACCAAATTTTGAAAAAGATGGTGCTTTTACCTCTTTGAATTTCCAAAAATCTATTGAACAAAAAAACTGGGAAATAGGTGGAAAAACACAAAAAGCCCCAGCACAAAGAATGACCGATTTTTGTGAAGGTAAGGTTTCCACAAATTTGAATAAATGCTCTTATATCCCTGGTCTTACACCGAGCTCTCTGGATGAAGTACTTCCTAATTTTGTTGCTTCAAGACTTAAAGACGGTTTTAGAGCTTTTGGTAGAAAAATGAAAGGATATTACACAGAAGAGGCAAATGTTGTGGGTGTAGAATCTAGAACTTCAGCACCTATCCAAATCCCTCGTGATACAGAAAAACTGACCCATCCTCAAGTAGAAAATTTATACCCATGTGGAGAAGGAGCAGGCTATGCAGGTGGAATTCTCTCTGCTGCTCTGGACGGAATCCGATGTGCTGAGAGAATTAATCATTCCTAA